In Anopheles arabiensis isolate DONGOLA chromosome 2, AaraD3, whole genome shotgun sequence, the genomic window CCAAAGCGGCCGGTTCGCCATGAACGTGGTCGACGATGTGGTGATCGTGCATCATCAGGCGACGGCCAGCTCGATGCTGTTCGACATTGCGCTTAGCAGCAGTGAAACGGAACACGGCACGGGGGCCACCATTCACTCGCCGATCATACCGGCAAAACCGATCCGACCGTTTCAGCTCGAAGTACCGAGCATTTCGCTGGACGGGAAAACGATGAACTGTGAATTGTGTATGTGGTGGACCCGTTCAACGGGTAGCTGAAGTTGCTATAATGGATATTCTTTTCCCCGCATTTCCAGATACGAAAGATTGGGTGCTCTTTCAGCCAAACATTGTGATCGACTCGAAGCTGGGCTGCCTGTGGTTCGTTCAGCTGAAGCTGAGTGCTCTCTGCGCACTCATCACGGACCGCTTGCGCTTGGTGGAGTTCCTGCTACAGCGAAGTGAGGGCAAAACCGTCATCCTTACGGTGCTAAAGGACATGATGAGCACAACGTACAGTGGCACGATGCTGCCCGTGATCGAGAGCATCTTCAACAAGCTGAACGTGCTGTACAAAAGCGTACTGGACAGTGAGCTGCAGAGCCAGATGGCACTGATGTCGCTGGCCAAATCGCCGATGAAAGTCCCCACTCCGCCGAGGGTGCTGATCGATCAGGCCGACATGTACACGATCGTGTTCTCCACCATCATCGACGCACCGCAGATGGGAAAGATTCTGCTGCTCTACCTAAACTCGCTAGCCCGCAATGGAATCAACGCGAATCACGAGCTAAGCAAGGCGCTACTGATCGACCTAGTCAGTCACAAGCAGTTCGACACGTTACAATTTCTGTTGAAATATTCAGCACTGAACGAATCGAAAGCTTTGGCCTGCTTCTTGCTGTCGCTGTCGAACGTCGACTATCCGGTCATATCGCAGATGGCACTCGACATGCTGGCACGGTTGAATGCGAACGAGATCATCCTGGAGGTGCTGCTGGAGCGGGGGCAGGTGATCGATGCGTTGCGATTGGCCAAACAGATGCCCGGGGCGGACTCGTTGCCGGCGAGAAAGTACCTCGAGGCGGCATACAAAACCGGCGATCCGTTGATCTTTCACTCGGTGTACAACTTTTTCCAGATGAAGAACGTACGGCTGCGCGGGTGTCCTGACTTTTTGAAGCGTAAGTGCAGCCAGGAAGGAGGAAAATAATTGTGTACTAAATCATTTCgatgtttccctttttccagATGAACAATGTGGCGAATATGTGCAATATTATCAAAGTTTAATCGCAAACCAATGCTTGTAGAGGCAAAAGATgggaaacgggaaggaagaaTGTAAAACTGTACTGTCTGTATGCATAGCATTCCATGGTGTGATCCTGTAACCATGGTTACGGAGATCATCAATGTTACACCAGTACACGGGTCGAGTCAGTTAGCGTTAGTAAGAGCTCGATAAAAGTAATATATATTTATTCGTACATAATAACAACGATGTCGTTACACGTTAAAGCAAAAAGATATCACTGATTGGTTGTGCCATCGCCTGGAATGGATTGCATTATGGTGTCATCCTAGAAAAGAGGTTTCATGTCGCATAAGAACGAAAACGCATCTGGTACATAATTCATAATTTACGGGTAAAAAGAAAGACTTACCGTTTTGAACCACATGGTGTTGGGTCGAAAAATCATCCTCGAAATGAAACCCATCTTGCTGACCGGTGCAATCGCGTGCATGTGCAGATGCTTCACGCTCGTAAACGGTGGAATGTGAAACCCAAAGGAAGCTTCCGACGGATCAATGCCCCTGCTGCTTTGCATGTAATTAACCAGCTCTCGCTTCAGTTCTTCAACTAAATCGAAGTGGGTAAGTGGGAGAGAAGAAAGATAAtattatgtgtgtttgtgtgaaaaccCCCATTTATCTATTCCCTCATTCCCTCGGCTCATATTACGTACGCAAGGGCTTATCAGCAGCGGTGAGCGAGTTTACGTTTTCCAGATGGTGGTTCGGGATGGCCAGATAATGGAAGTCCGATGCCGGCCGGATGTCCTTGAAGATGCAGATGCGCTCATTTTGGAACACAATATCCGTCGCCGGATCATTGCCGGTGGCAATTTTGCAGAAAATACAGTTGGGCAGTGTACTTTGCACGGAAGCCATGggttgctgtgttgtgttgttcgaTTCTGTTTCCCTGCCCGTTTTTGTATTGTTGCAAATGTCATTGATGTCATAAGGTGGCGCACAGAAGGCAGGGTTGTGCTGAAAAGCAACGTGATTTCAAATCATTTGAAATTTCTACCGTTTTCCGTTACTTTTCACCTCATGAAGGAATCATTTTCGCTTTCTATTCCACAAATTCCAAATACAACCCACAATAATGAATGTGTGGATTTTTCGGGgggtatgttttattttccgttGTCGAATTACATCGTTCCCTATCACGTGACATACAGCATGGTTTTTGTTCGTTCATCGGTTTGTCACCGAATTCGGATGACCGCGTTCGCCGTAACGAATTCGCTCCAGAAAGGGGAAACGTCCATACACAGATGCAACATAAATAATTGTTCGATTCTTACTCGATATTGACTAAACACGTTCGTAACTAACAGTAGGGAATAGTAGTAGTTTTGGTAGAAATTATGCTAACAAT contains:
- the LOC120906651 gene encoding histidine triad nucleotide-binding protein 3-like, producing the protein MASVQSTLPNCIFCKIATGNDPATDIVFQNERICIFKDIRPASDFHYLAIPNHHLENVNSLTAADKPLLEELKRELVNYMQSSRGIDPSEASFGFHIPPFTSVKHLHMHAIAPVSKMGFISRMIFRPNTMWFKTDDTIMQSIPGDGTTNQ
- the LOC120906588 gene encoding regulator of MON1-CCZ1 complex, whose protein sequence is MSRGLLNMGTELQHYYLELSPDPIRFDGTGLLTNVFFDDAKQQVIAVRSGGATGIVVKGARDGENFVFCMDLHSADAPDAQIRSIKFSIDNQVLAVQRSETSVEFISFLPNHRPNLQEMLLYKGKSMINGFVWVQERQVALFTNVGVEILMVNFEKRSLKSLKSLNITMNWFSYCPSSKFALLSSNLGTILTPIILKPSTITKLPRLELGIDQGCMGKDVTLAQLYGTNAILILRQPPNRPFEVVIYLLNGPGLAPKKSHILKLGQSGRFAMNVVDDVVIVHHQATASSMLFDIALSSSETEHGTGATIHSPIIPAKPIRPFQLEVPSISLDGKTMNCELYTKDWVLFQPNIVIDSKLGCLWFVQLKLSALCALITDRLRLVEFLLQRSEGKTVILTVLKDMMSTTYSGTMLPVIESIFNKLNVLYKSVLDSELQSQMALMSLAKSPMKVPTPPRVLIDQADMYTIVFSTIIDAPQMGKILLLYLNSLARNGINANHELSKALLIDLVSHKQFDTLQFLLKYSALNESKALACFLLSLSNVDYPVISQMALDMLARLNANEIILEVLLERGQVIDALRLAKQMPGADSLPARKYLEAAYKTGDPLIFHSVYNFFQMKNVRLRGCPDFLKHEQCGEYVQYYQSLIANQCL